Part of the Candidatus Eisenbacteria bacterium genome, GAGCCTGGCGGCGCTGGGCCTGCAGTGGAAGACCATCGGCCGCTCGTTCTCGCTCCTGCGGCGCGGTCCGCGGGCGGTCGCGAACCCGGGCGACGTCGAGGCCCGCATGGCCGCCATCGAGGTGCCGAACTCCTGGTTCCTCGCCGGCCTCGTCCCGATCTCGATCGCCATCGTGCTCGTGCTGATGATCGCGTTCCAGATCCACTGGTGGGCGGGGCTGGTCGCGGTCGCGATGTCCTTCGTGCTCTCGATGGTCGCCTGTCGCGCGACCGGCGAGACCGACACGACGCCGATCGGCGCGATGGGCAAGGTCATGCAGCTGCTGTTCGCGCTGATCTCGCCCGGCAACGTGACGCACAACCTGATGGCCGCGGGCGCCGGCGCGAACAGCGCCTCGTCGTCCGCCGACCTGCTCACCGACCTCAAGAGCGGCTACCTGCTCGGCGCGAACCCGCGCAAGCAGTTCATCGCGCAGGCGATCGGCATCGTCTTCGGAACCCTCGCGATCGTGCCCGCCTGGTACCTGCTGATTCCCAACGACGCGGCGCTCGAGAAGTATCCGCTGCCGGCGACCCAGACCTGGGTGGCGGTCGCTCGCGTCCTTTCGACCGGCATTCAGACGCTGCCGATGTCCGCGCGCTGGTCCATCCTGATCGGGGCGCTGGTCGGCATCCTGATCCCCGTGCTCGAGAAGTCGTTTCCGAAGGCGCGGCGCTGGCTGCCGTCGGCGATGGGACTCGGGCTCGGCTGGATCGTCTACTTCAGCAACGCGCTGTCGTTCGTGATCGGCGCGGCGGTCGCCTTCGTGTGGGCGAAGTGGAAGCCGCTCAACCAGGAGCGCTACAACATCCCGATCGCTTCGGGTCTCGTGGCCGGCGAGTCGTTGACCAAGGCGCTGCTCGCCATGCTGGCGACGGCGATCGGGCTGATGTCGGCGAAGTGAGGGGTTCCCGAGCGGCCGGGCCCGGTCGCGACGAATGGTCGCGCGCCACGCCCGGCGCACGCGGACCCGCGACACGCGCGAGCGAAGGCCCCGCCGGCACGTGCCCGCGGGGCCTCGCGTCGTGCGCGGAACGCGCGGTCAGCTCTTCACGAAGTACCAGGTTCCCTGCAGGCTCAGGCCGAACCAGTTGGCGTTGCCGCCGTCGAAGGAAGCGAAGCCGAAGTCCGCCTGGGGCCCGAGCGCGAACGTGCGGGCGAGCCGGAACTCGTAGCCGATGCCGCCGTTCAGTCCGAAGCCGGACTCGCTCGAGGAAATGGTGACGTTGTTCCCGGCGTCCACCGAGAAGTGCGAGTTGCCGAATCCGAGTCCGCCGCGCAGCACGAGACCCTCGGACGGGAAGCACGCCACGCCGATCGTGGTCGCGGTGAACGACACGGTTCCGCCGTCCTCCGACTTGGTCCAGCCGTTGCTCTCGAGCGCGAGCGAGACTTTGGGGTTGAGCGGATAGCCGAGGCGGAAGTTACCGGTCATGCCGCCTTCGCGGTCGCTGGAACCGCCCCCGTCCACGCTGACTCCGGCGGAGCCGCCGCCGACTCCGAGCCCGATGCTCCAGCCATCGTGGTTCTGCGGGTACTGCCCGGCCAGCGCCGTCGTCGCGCCGCAGGCCGAGATCAGCAGCGCGGCCAGGACCCAGGTACGCAATCCATGCATGTGACGCCCTCCCAGGGGAGATTCCGCGTCGGCCGGCAGCGGAGCGGATCCCCGCCAGGGGCACGACGCGAGGGCGCAGTATGTCGGAGCGCTCCGCTTCGTCAAGCCCGCCCCGAAACGCGGAGCGCCCGGCGCGCGAACTTCGCGCCGGGCGCCCGGTGCCGCTTCGAAACTTCGATCTGAATCGTGATCAGCGATACAGGCTCTTCACGCGGCCCCAGCTCGACTTCTCGGTCGGAACCGGACCCGAGATCACGGAGAGCTGATAGCCCGGGTTCGCGTTCTGGCCCGCGATCGTGTACCAGCCGGCGGCCCCCACGGTGCTCGCGTCAACGTACATGTCGGGACCGCTGCTGCCGACGGTCGGAGGATCCAGGGAGGCGATGCCGAGCCGGGTCGCCGTGCCCGTGAACGAAGCCACGGTCTGCAGCGCGATGACGTCCGTGGTGTTGAGGTCAATGGCGAGCGGATCGAGGTTCGTCACCGAAATGAACGTGTAATAGCCGGGGTCGAGTCCGGCGCCGAAGTCAATGTTGGCGCTGAAGCCGCCCAGGTAGCCCGACGTGACCGCGTCGTAGAAGTCCACGCCGAAGCTGGCGGTCAGCACCGGCCCGGCGCTGGAGCTGGAATTGTAGAACGTGAAGGTCGCGGCCTGCAGAGTGCCGGTGCCGGTCGTGAACAGCTCATCGCCGAAGACGGCGCCCAGGTCGGTCGAACTGAAGCCGAAGTTCGCCGCCGAGGCGGTGTTGTCGTAGATGACGATCGGCAGCGCGGCCGGAGCGGTCGGCTGGATCTTCGTCGTGTGCGTCGCGTGGTTGTGGATCGTGTAGCCCTTGAAGCCGCCCAACGGCTCGCTCGTGAGCTGGGCCGCCGCGCTTCCCGCGAACGCGCACAGCGCGAGGGCGGCGATGGACAGGCGCATCGTGGTCGCAAGCTTCATGAAGACTCCTCCGGGCCCGACGAAGAGTTGGACGCGGATCGCACGGTCTCGGGGGCGGCCGCGATCCAGAGCACGCGCCTCGCGTCGGGGGACAGGCGCGGATGCTCGTGAATCGAGCTTACGCGTGACCGCCGGTCGCATGTCAACGGCGGACTGCGCGTGTGCGGATTTGCGCATCGCGAGCGCGTCGTCGTTTGGATCGCGATCTTTCGGCGGGTTTTGGAGCGTACTGTTGGCGTTTCCAGACACTGAACCTGGCCGCTATTGCGCTTGTTCCTACGGCGGCCCTGCCGGTAACGTTTTCCGGTGCTGCGCCACATTCGGAGCGTGGCCCCGTTCGCCCGTCCCCACCGTCGTCCGATCACCCCACCGAGGAGTCCTCCCGTGCGGCGAGAGTTCCCCCGTTCGCTGGCCCTGCTCATCCTGTTCGCGCGGGCCTCTCCCCTCGGCGTCGCCGCAGGCCCGCTTTCCGAGTACGACGCGGCCGCGGCCGTTCGAATCCCCCCCGCCGCGGCCGCCCGCGCGCAGGCGGCCGCCGCGCTGCCAGGGATCCGCCGGCTCGTCCGCGTGTCGAGCACGAACGATCGCTTCGGGGTTCCAACGTTCGTGTGGGCGAATCGGGCGCCCGCGACCGCCGTGACCGCCCGGCCGTCGTCGCGGCCCTCGCCGGGCGCCGCCGCGCGCGCGCACGTTTCGGACCTCGCGCCGCTCTGGCGGCTGGACCGTGCGGATGTCGCCGGCATGCGCCTGCAACGGGTGCGCGACGTCGGCCGCGGCCCGATCATCGCGACGTTTCGGCAGGAGGTCGGCGGCGTCGAGGTGTTCCGCGACGAGCTCAAGGTGTGCATGGACCGCGACCTCTCGCTCGTCTCGGTGAGTGGCTCGCTGCCGCCGGCTTCCGCCGCGGGTCCGAGCACCGACGTGTTCGCGCTCCCCGCTTCGCGGGCGGTCGCGCTCGCGCTGCGCGACTTCGGCTCGCTCGCCGCGGTTCCGGCCGACCCGGCCGCGACCGGGAGCGCCGACGGCGGCTACCAGACGTTCGCCGCGCCCGGGCCGGTCGGCGAACCGGGTGGCATGCCCGCCGTGAACGGGCCGCTGCGCGCACGCAAGGTCTGGTTCGATCTCGGCGCGACGCTCGAGCCCGCCTGGTACGCCGAAGTCATCGGCGAGACCGCCGCCTACTCGACCGTCTGGTCGGCGCGCGACGGCCGGCTGCTCTTCCGGCATTCGCTGATGCAGGACGAAGCCTATTCCTACCGCGTGTGGGCGAACACGACGGCCCCCTACGCGCCGATGGACGGACCCCAGGGCGACGGCGCATCGCCGCATCCGACCGGGCTGCCGGACCTGTACCAGCCTTCGCTGATCGCTCCCAACATGGTGACGCTGCAGAACGGCCCGATCTCGACCCTCGACCCGTGGCTCGCCCCCGGCGCGACCCAGACGACCGGCAACAACGTGGACGCCTACCTCGACCTCGTCGCGCCGGACGGCTACTCCGCGGGCGACCTGCGCGCCACCACGACCTCGCCCGGAGTCTTCGACCGCACCTACGACACGACCCTCCCCCCGGGCGCGAGCGACGACCAGCGCATGGCCGCGGGGACCAGTCTGTTCTACCTGAACAACTGGCTGCACGACATGTTCTACGACTCCGGCTTCGACGAGGCGGCGGGCAACGCGCAAACGGACAACTACGGGCGGGGCGGCATCGGCGGCGACGCGGTCCTCGCCGAGGGCGAGGACTACGGCGGAACCAACAACGCGAACATGTCCACGCCGGCCGACGGCGGTTCGCCGCGCATGCAGATGTACGTGTTCAACCCTCCCAACAGCGCCAACCTGATCGTGTCCTCGCCGCCCGCCCTCGCGGGCACCTACCTGGCGGGCGTCGCCGTGTTCGGCCCGCAGACCTTTTCCCTGAGCGGCCAGGTGGTCGCCGGGCAGGACGCGGCCGCGCCGGTGGACGACGGCTGCACGGCCATCACCAGCGCGGTCGCCGGAAAGATCGCGCTCGTGGATCGGGGAACGTGCTCGTTCGTGATCAAGGCACAGAACGCGCAGAACGCCGGCGCGATCGGCGTGATCATCGTCAACAACGTCGCCGGCTCGACGCCGCCGACGCTGAGCGGCACCGGCACGATCACGATTCCGGCGCTGTCGGTGACGCAGTCGGACGGGGCGCTGATCCGCGCCCAGCTCGGCGCGGGCGTGACGCTGACGATGAATCGCGTGGCGCAGCTCCAGCGCGACGGCACCATTGACGGGCACATCGTCGCCCACGAGTGGGGGCATTACATCAGCAACCGCCTGATCGGCAACGCCGCGGGCCTGAGCAACCAGCAGGGCGGCGGCATGGGCGAGGGCTGGGGGGACTTCCACTCGCTGCTGCTGACCGTGCGGCCCGGCGACGACCTCGCGGGCGCGTACGCGGTCGGCAGCTACGCGCTGAGCGGCAATCTCGTCGCGTCGAACGCGTGGTATTTCGGCGTGCGCCGCTACCCCTACTCGACCGACATGACGAAGGATCCCCTGACCTTCAAGCACATCCAGAACGGCGTCGCGCTGCCCGCGGGGCCACCCCTCAACGGCAACCCGACGGGCCTCAACAACGCCGAAGTGCACGCCACCGGCGAGGTCTGGTGCACCATGCTGTGGGAGTGCTACGCCGCGCTGCTCGGCGACACCGGCCGGCTGACGTTCGACCAGGCGCAGCAGCGCATGAAGGACATCCTCGTCGCCGGCTACATGCTGACGCCGAACGCGCCGACGTTCGTCGAGGCGCGCGACGCGGTCCTCGCGGCGGCGATGGCGGGCGATCCGGCGGACTACGCGCTCCTGGCGCAGGCGTTCGCCAGGCGCGGCATGGGCACCGGTGCCGTCGCGCCGCCGCGTGACGCCTCGGACAACGTCGGCGTGACCGAGAGCTTCGTGCTCGGCGGCGACCAGTCGGTGGTCTCCGCGACGCTCACCGACGACCTCCACTCGTGTGACGACGACACCTACCTCGACAACGGCGAGCGCGGGGCGCTGACGATCACCGTCGTCAACACGGGCGCGACCAGCCTCGGCCCGGGCACGATCACGGTGACCAGCCCGAGCCCCGGCGTGAGCTTCCCGATGGGCAACGTGGTGGCCACGCCCGCGTCGCAGCCGTTCGGGAGCGTGGTCGTGACGGTGCCGGTCGAACTCGCGGGCGCGTCCGATGGCGCCCTGCTGCACCTCGACATCGCCTGCGACAACGCCGGGCTGCTGGTGCCCGGTCCCCGGCTCGCGTCGTACGAGGACCGCGTGCAATCGGACGAGACGTTCGGCGCCACCGATTTCGTCGAGGCGCATCACTCGACCTGGAACCCGCTCGTCGCGCCGGGCAGCGCCGGCGATCCCTGGGCCCGCGAGGCGTGGGCCAGCGGCGAGAATGCCTGGCACGTCACCGACGCGGGCGGCATCGCCGACCTGTCGCTGGTCTCCCCTTCCCTGTTCGTGAGCACGGGCACGCCGCTGGTCGTCACCTTCCAGCAGCGCTACGTCTTCGAGTTCAGCGACGCCACGAACTGGGACGGCGGAGTGATCGAGATTTCCACCGACGGCGGCTCGAGCTGGACCGACGCCGGCGCCAGCGTCTCGCCGGGCTACGGCGGAACGATCACGAACGCCTCGGGCAACCCGCTGGGCGGGCGCTCCGGGTGGGTCGGCACGAGCGCCGGCTATCCGGCCTTCACCTTCACCACCCTCGATCTCGGCACGAGCTACGCCGGACAGACGGTGCTGATCCGTTTCCGGCACGGCGCCGACGCGGGCGTCGGCGCTCCCGGCTGGTGGGTGGACAACGTCGCGGTCACGGGCGTGACCGCGCCGCCCTTCCTCGTGCTCGCGCCCGAGAGCGGCACGTGCACGCCGCTGGCGGTCGGCGAGGCCGCCCCGTCGCGGGTCCTGCTGGCGCTGGCCGGCGGAAACCCCGCGCGCGACGTGTCGCGCCTGCGCTTCGCGCTGCCCGCGCGGCAGCGCGCGCAGCTCACCATTCACGACCTCGCCGGGCGGCTCGTCGCGACGCTCGCCGACGGCGAGTACACGGCGGGCTGGCACGACGTCGCGTTCACACGCGCGGGCGGCTCGTCGCCCGGCGTCTACTTCGCCCGACTGCGCGTGGACGGGCGGCAGTACGTGCAACGGCTGGTGGTCGTTCGCTGAGCGCGGCCCGGGCAGGCCCCGGATCGAGGGACACCTACTTCACCAGCGTCAGCTTCCGCACGTCCGAGAAGCCTCCCGCCGTGATCCGGTCGAAGTACACGCCCGGGCCCGCCGGGCGGCCCTCGTCGTCGCGCCCGTTCCATCTCAGCGCGTATGCGCCCGCCGGCTGCTCGTCGTCCACCAGGGTGCGCACCACCGCGCCGTTCACGTCGTAAACGCGCAGCACCACGTGGGCGTGCGCCGGAAGCTCGTAACGGAGGGTGGCCGTTTCCCTGAACGGGCTCGGGTACGCCGGCAGCAGGGCGAACCTGCGCGGCGCCGGGTGCGTGACGGCCACGCTTCCGCTGAGCGTGAACGCCTGCGGAAGCGCCGCGCTCGCGCCCCCCGGGTTGAACGCGACCACGTCGTAGGCGCCGTTGGCGCCGCCCGTCAGGTCGAACCGCGCGATCACGCGATCCTTGCCCGCCCAGTACACGGACGTGGCGCCGAACGTCCGTGCGCCATGCACGAGCTGAACGCCGCCGCCCTTCGCGAAGAGCGCGCCGTCAACCTGGAGCGTCACGCTGGTGCCCGTCGCCGCGTTCGGCGTGACCGACACCGGCACCGGCGCGGGCCAGCCGCCCGCGAGCGTCGCGTTCAGGGGGTCGGCGTTGGGGCCCGTGAGCCGCACCGACACGATGCTCGGTCCGTCGTAGCCGTCGCTGCTGGGCGACGAGGCGCCGTCGAGGCGGTCGTTGCCGGTCGTTCCGGGATAGGGATCGCCGTCGTCTCCGCGGTTGATGTTGCCCTCGAGCTGCGCGAGATGGTCGGCCTGGACCACGGCCACGCCGCGCGGCTGGTTGTCGAACCGGCCGCCGCTCTGCGTGTTCTGCTCGATGTGCCAGACCACCAGGCCACCCCCGGGTGCGGTGCCGGGGATGTTCACGTCCGAGCCGATGGGCTTGCGGTTCTCCACCAGGAAGTACTCGGAGGGCGGGTTCATCTCCTCGGCCCAGCCGTCCTCACGGGTCTCGAAGTCGGTGAAGTAGCTCTCGCCGCCGCCCGTGACTGAGATGTCGTCCAGCGAGATCGCGCCGCACTGGGTGCCGACCCCGGACTGATCCGAGTACCACCCGTCGCTGACGAGGTGAAATGCCACCGTGTACGGCCCCGGCGAGAGATACGGCGTCAGGTCCACGGTCTGCGTGCCCGATGTCTGCCCCTGGTTGTCGTTGTAGGTCGCGAAGACGCTCGTGGTTCCGCCAGACGTGACCTCGCCGTACACGAAGTCGTTCGGAGGCGCCTGACCGTACGTGTAGGTGAACTCGAACCGGTACTGGTACTGCAGCGACACGCTGCCTGATCCGCCGTAGTTGAACTCGCGCGACACGCGCGTGTCCCAGTCGTCGCCGTAGCCGCTCACGTTCGAGTTCTCCCAGTTGCGGCCGGCCGCCTCCGCGGAGGTCAGTCCGCAGTGCATCGAGTACGCACCGGCGATCGGACAGAGCGTCGAGCGGCGCCACCGTTCGTGCACGACGTCGAGGCGGTAGGCCTCGCGGTTCATCTCCGCGTCGGGAATCGCGTAGGGCGTGGGTTCCGGCGGGGCGACGATCACGTTCGACCAGCCGAGAAAGTTTTTCGACCAGGCGCCCATGTACGCGGGGTTGTCGGGCTGGTTCCAGTTCCCGGCACCCATCAGGTCCCACCAGCCCACGCCCGACGACCCGCCGTCGGTGTCGTACAGGTCGGGAAGCCCGAACGTATGGCCGAACTCGTGGCAGAACACCCCGATGTCGATCATGGTCGTGTTGTCGCAGTTCAGGGCGGGTTCGATCGTGTAGTCGTCCACCTTGATGAAGCCTCCGCCCGTGCGCGCGTCGTTGGTCGTGTACGGCCCGGGCCCGACGCCCTCGGACCGCCACCCCGCAAGTGAATAGCAATGCGACCAGATCTGGTCGTACACATCACACTCGGCGCCGAGCTGTGAGTGCACGAACGACACGAAGTCCACGAAGCCGTCATCGTCTCCCGAGTTGGGAATGCCGTCCGGGCCGTCGTTGTCGTACTGCCCGAAATCGATCGAGGAGTCGTTGGCGGAGATCGTGGTGGCGATGAGTTCCGTGATGCGCGCCGACGAGCACAGGCCCTGGCACATGGCCTGACCGGCGTAGTACACGGCGGTCTGCGGAAGGGACGTCCAACCGTAGACGGTGCCGGTCACATGGAGATCGCCGTGCGAGTTCTCGTCGTAGAACTGCGTCAGCGTGCGCGGCGAGTACGGGCCGTCGAAGAGCCGGGTCTGCAGTTGCGCGATCGGGAACGGATCCGCTCCCACGTCGCTGTACTTCACGCAGAAGACGGGGACGGACAACGTGCCGCGCACCTCGAGTTCCGAACGCGCCGCCGCCGGAATCAGCTCGCGTTTGTAGAAGCCGCGGTCCTCGATGAACTTCTCGCGGTTCGCGCGGATCGCCCGGGTCTTCGCGATCCACGCGTGCTGGGACTCGAACCTCCGCATGCGGTCCAGGCTCTGACGGACCCGCGGCGGCATCGTCACGCCCGGGGCGGGAGCGACGCCCTGCGCCCGGGCGCACTGCGCGAGCACGACGCAGGCCAGAACCAACTTCAGAGTCGCAACCGAGCAGCGCATGAGGAAGTCCCTCCGCAGGTGCGATGCCCCAACGCGCCACCGGGCTCCAGGGGGCATCCGTCGCTCGCACAGCGGCCCCTATCGGGCACGTGTCCTTACCGGGAAAACGAGGGGGCGCACCCGGGCGAACACGGAATATCGCCCGCCGGCCGGGGATGCGTGCCCGACGCCCCGTGCCCGGAGCGCGGCCCCGGCGCGTAGGCGCTCCGCCCGATTTCAGACGTCCGGCGCCTCGTACCTGCGGACCCAGCGCGCGTAGAAGAACAGCCCGATCGCGGAGGCGATCCCGATCGCGATGAACAGGTACCAGACCCGGTACGGGTGGTAGGTCTGCCACAGCATCGCGGTCGCCCCGTTCGGGTCGAGTCCGGTCGCCTTCTGGACCGCCTCCACCGCGTTCGTGCGCACGACGCCCGCGGGCACGCCGCCGTGCTCCCCGAGCCAGCGCAACGCGAAACCGGCCTTCTCGCCGATCCTTCCGTAGAGTCCGCCGGCCAGGAACGAACCGAGCGCCCAGCCGATGGCGGTCGGCATGTTCGCGTAGCCCATGTACAGGCCCTTCTTGCCTTCGGGCGCGATGATCCCGAGGTAGTCGTTCATCTTGGGGCCGGCGAGCATCTCGCCGAACGAGAAGCAGGCGATGCCGAGCAGGCACGCGACGCCCGACATCGTGAACCCGGCGATCATCAGACCCACGGCCGAGATCACCATGCCGAGGAAGATCGCGAGCACGCGGCGCATGCGGGCCACCAGGTGCGACACCCAGACGACGAACAGGACGATCAGCAGCGAATCGAGGTTGATCATCCACTCCTGCGCCACCATCGTGCCGCGCGCCGAGGTGGTCGTGAACATCGCCGGCAGGCGCAGCGCCGAGACGATGGCGCGCGAGTCCACCCAGTCCACGATGAAGTTCGGCAGCAGGTCGAACAGCTGCATGAACATGAACCAGAAGCCCGAGGTGATCAGGATGAACGCGATCAGGCGCGCGTTGAGCAGGTTCGAAAGGGTGAGCCGCGCGGTCGCCCACACGCCGCCCGACTGGTCGCCCCCGGACTCGATCGGCGGGTAGGTCAGCAGCATGAGGAAGTTGAGCGAGACGATCGCGGCGCAGCCGTAGAACACCGTCGGCCACGAAACGCCGTACAGGAAGTGCGCCAGCGGCGGCCCGAGGAAGCCGCCGACGTTCACGAGCATGTAGAAGGTGCCCCAGCCCACGGACGAATCCTCCTTCGTCATCGTGCGCTGCAGGCCGCCCCAGACGCCCGGCTTGAAGATCGCCGTCCCCAACGCCAGCACGAGGCAGCCGAGGGTGAACGGCCAGAAGCCGCGCTGCGTCGCCATGAGCAGGTATCCGACGACCTTGATGGCGATGGAGACCGCGATCGTCTTCTTGTAACCGTAGCGGTCCGCGAAGCCGCCGGAGAAGATCGGCACGCCGGTCTGCACGAGCGCCCAGAGCATGAAGATGAAACCCTTCTGCTCCTGGGTGAAGTGCAGGCCGTGGATCTCGTCCGCCTGCGCGATGTAGATCGGGATGACGACGCGCACGCCGTAGTAGGCGAGCCGCTCGAGCATCTCCATCAGGTTGAGCATCCAGTACGCGCGGGGCAGCCGGGCGAGCTGCGCGAACATGCCCGTGCGGCCCGGTTCGGCCTGCGGCGTGACGGTCATTCGGCCTCCGCTGGATCGGGGGCGCGGCGCGGGTCGCCGCGCGAGGACACGTCAGCGTAGGCCCCCGCGGGGCGCGGCGGCAGCCGGAGCGTCACCAGTGCGGCGAACGGCGGCACGTGCGGGGCCGGGCCGCCGGCGAGGCCCCGAACGGCCTTCGCGGCCGGTCCGCCCGATCAGCTCCGGGCGAGCTTGCGCAGGACCGTCTGCAGGATGCCGCCATTGCGGTAGTACTCCACGTCCACCGGCGTATCGAGCCGGGCGATGGCCCGGAACTCCAGCACCGAGCCGTCCTCGCGACGCGCCCTCACCGTGACCTTCATGCGCGGCTCGAGCCTGCCCGCGAGTCCCTGGAGGTCGAACGTCTCGCGGCCCGTGAGCCCCAGGCTCTCGGCGCTCTGGCCGGGCTCGTAGCACAGCGGCAGCACGCCCATTCCGACCAGGTTCGAGCGGTGGATGCGTTCGAAGCTCTCGGCGAGCACCGCCTTCACGCCGAGCAGCAGCGCCCCCTTGGCGGCCCAGTCCCGCGAGCTGCCGCTGCCGTACTCCTTGCCGGCCAGCACGAGCAGGGGCGTGCCGGACTGCCGGTACCGTTCGCTCGCGTCGAAGATCGGCATCTGCTCGCCGCCCGGCAGGAGGGCGGTGACGTTGCCTTCGCTGCCGGGTACGAGCAGGTTCTTGAGGCGGATGTTGGCGAACGTGCCGCGCACCATGACGAGGTCGTTGCCGCGGCGGGAACCGTAGGAGTTGAAGTCCTTCTTCTCGAGGCCGCGCTCGCGGAGCCACTTCCCGGCCGGCGAGGCCAGCGCGATGTCGCCGGCCGGCGAGATGTGGTCCGTGGTCACCGAATCGCCGACCATCACGAGAACGCGCGCGCCCGAGATGTCCGCCACGGGCTGAGGCTCCATCGTGAGCCCGTGGAAGAACGGCGGCTCGTGGATGTAGGTGGACGCGGGATCCCAGGCGTAGAGCTCGCCTCCGCCGACCGGAATCTCGTTCCATTTCGGGTTGCCGTCGAAGACGTTGCCGTAGCTCTTCGCGAACATTTCCGGCTTCACGCTCGCGGCCACGAGGTCCGCCACTTCCCTCTGGGTCGGCCACACGTCGCGCAGGAAGACGGGCCGGCCGTCGCGGTCCTGGCCGAGCGGGTCCTGGTCGAAGTCGATGTCCACCGTCCCGGCGAGCGCGTACGCCACGACCAGCGGCGGCGAGGCGAGGAAGTTCGCGCGGACGTACGGGTGAATGCGCCCCTCGAAGTTGCGGTTGCCGCTCAGCACGGCCGCGGCGACCAGCTTGCCGTCGTCGATCGCCTTCGAGACCGGTTCCGGCAGGGGGCCGGAGTTTCCGATGCACGTCGTGCAGCCGTATCCCACGATCGCGAAGCCGAGGTCCTCGAGGGACTGCAGCGTGCCCGAGGCCCGCAGGTACTCGGTCACGACCTTCGATCCGGGGGCGAGGCTGGTCTTGACGTGCGTCTTCGGCTTCAGGCCCTTCGCCGCCGCGTTCCGGGCGAGCAGTCCGGCGCCGACCATGACCGACGGATTCGAGGTGTTCGTGCACGAGGTGATCGCCGCGATCACGACCGCGCCGTGGCCGATCGTGCTGGTCGAGCCGTTGGTGACCTGCGCGGTGCGCGCGACCTCGGGCTCGGCGAGGCCGAAGCCGCGTTCCCTGACCGGCGCCACCAGTCCCTTGCGGAACGCGCGCTTCATGTCGCGCAGCGCCACGCGGTCCTGCGGGCGCTTGGGGCCCGCGAGACTCGCCTCGACGGTTCCGAGGTCCAGCTCCAGCGTGTCGCTGAACGACGGATCGGGCGTCGTGTCGGTGCGGAACAGGCCCTGTTCCTTCGCGTAGGCCTCGGTCAGCTTCGCCGCGTCCGCGCGGCCGGTGCGCTCCAGGTAGCGCAGGGTCTCGGCGTCCACCGGGAAGAAGCCCATGGTCGCGCCGTACTCGGGCGACATGTTGGCGATGGTGGCCCGGTCGGGCAGCGACATCGCCGACAGCCCCGGCCCCACGAACTCGACGAACTTGTCCACCACGCCCTTCTTGCGGAGCATCTGCGTCACGGTCAGGACGAGGTCGGTGGCGGTCACGCCGTCCCGCAGCTGGCCGGTCAGGCGGAAGCCCACGACCTGCGGCGTCAGCAGGTAGAGCGGCTGGCCGAGCATGACCGCCTCGGCCTCGATGCCGCCCACGCCCCAGGCGACCACGCCGAGGCCGTTGATCATGGTCGTGTGCGAGTCGGTGCCGACGAGCGAATCGGGGTACGCCCAGGTTTCATCCCCCGCCCTGGTCGTGAGCACGCAACGCGACAGGTACTCGAGGTTCACCTGGTGAACGATGCCGGTCGCCG contains:
- a CDS encoding outer membrane beta-barrel protein, producing the protein MHGLRTWVLAALLISACGATTALAGQYPQNHDGWSIGLGVGGGSAGVSVDGGGSSDREGGMTGNFRLGYPLNPKVSLALESNGWTKSEDGGTVSFTATTIGVACFPSEGLVLRGGLGFGNSHFSVDAGNNVTISSSESGFGLNGGIGYEFRLARTFALGPQADFGFASFDGGNANWFGLSLQGTWYFVKS
- a CDS encoding M36 family metallopeptidase: MRREFPRSLALLILFARASPLGVAAGPLSEYDAAAAVRIPPAAAARAQAAAALPGIRRLVRVSSTNDRFGVPTFVWANRAPATAVTARPSSRPSPGAAARAHVSDLAPLWRLDRADVAGMRLQRVRDVGRGPIIATFRQEVGGVEVFRDELKVCMDRDLSLVSVSGSLPPASAAGPSTDVFALPASRAVALALRDFGSLAAVPADPAATGSADGGYQTFAAPGPVGEPGGMPAVNGPLRARKVWFDLGATLEPAWYAEVIGETAAYSTVWSARDGRLLFRHSLMQDEAYSYRVWANTTAPYAPMDGPQGDGASPHPTGLPDLYQPSLIAPNMVTLQNGPISTLDPWLAPGATQTTGNNVDAYLDLVAPDGYSAGDLRATTTSPGVFDRTYDTTLPPGASDDQRMAAGTSLFYLNNWLHDMFYDSGFDEAAGNAQTDNYGRGGIGGDAVLAEGEDYGGTNNANMSTPADGGSPRMQMYVFNPPNSANLIVSSPPALAGTYLAGVAVFGPQTFSLSGQVVAGQDAAAPVDDGCTAITSAVAGKIALVDRGTCSFVIKAQNAQNAGAIGVIIVNNVAGSTPPTLSGTGTITIPALSVTQSDGALIRAQLGAGVTLTMNRVAQLQRDGTIDGHIVAHEWGHYISNRLIGNAAGLSNQQGGGMGEGWGDFHSLLLTVRPGDDLAGAYAVGSYALSGNLVASNAWYFGVRRYPYSTDMTKDPLTFKHIQNGVALPAGPPLNGNPTGLNNAEVHATGEVWCTMLWECYAALLGDTGRLTFDQAQQRMKDILVAGYMLTPNAPTFVEARDAVLAAAMAGDPADYALLAQAFARRGMGTGAVAPPRDASDNVGVTESFVLGGDQSVVSATLTDDLHSCDDDTYLDNGERGALTITVVNTGATSLGPGTITVTSPSPGVSFPMGNVVATPASQPFGSVVVTVPVELAGASDGALLHLDIACDNAGLLVPGPRLASYEDRVQSDETFGATDFVEAHHSTWNPLVAPGSAGDPWAREAWASGENAWHVTDAGGIADLSLVSPSLFVSTGTPLVVTFQQRYVFEFSDATNWDGGVIEISTDGGSSWTDAGASVSPGYGGTITNASGNPLGGRSGWVGTSAGYPAFTFTTLDLGTSYAGQTVLIRFRHGADAGVGAPGWWVDNVAVTGVTAPPFLVLAPESGTCTPLAVGEAAPSRVLLALAGGNPARDVSRLRFALPARQRAQLTIHDLAGRLVATLADGEYTAGWHDVAFTRAGGSSPGVYFARLRVDGRQYVQRLVVVR
- a CDS encoding M6 family metalloprotease domain-containing protein, whose protein sequence is MRCSVATLKLVLACVVLAQCARAQGVAPAPGVTMPPRVRQSLDRMRRFESQHAWIAKTRAIRANREKFIEDRGFYKRELIPAAARSELEVRGTLSVPVFCVKYSDVGADPFPIAQLQTRLFDGPYSPRTLTQFYDENSHGDLHVTGTVYGWTSLPQTAVYYAGQAMCQGLCSSARITELIATTISANDSSIDFGQYDNDGPDGIPNSGDDDGFVDFVSFVHSQLGAECDVYDQIWSHCYSLAGWRSEGVGPGPYTTNDARTGGGFIKVDDYTIEPALNCDNTTMIDIGVFCHEFGHTFGLPDLYDTDGGSSGVGWWDLMGAGNWNQPDNPAYMGAWSKNFLGWSNVIVAPPEPTPYAIPDAEMNREAYRLDVVHERWRRSTLCPIAGAYSMHCGLTSAEAAGRNWENSNVSGYGDDWDTRVSREFNYGGSGSVSLQYQYRFEFTYTYGQAPPNDFVYGEVTSGGTTSVFATYNDNQGQTSGTQTVDLTPYLSPGPYTVAFHLVSDGWYSDQSGVGTQCGAISLDDISVTGGGESYFTDFETREDGWAEEMNPPSEYFLVENRKPIGSDVNIPGTAPGGGLVVWHIEQNTQSGGRFDNQPRGVAVVQADHLAQLEGNINRGDDGDPYPGTTGNDRLDGASSPSSDGYDGPSIVSVRLTGPNADPLNATLAGGWPAPVPVSVTPNAATGTSVTLQVDGALFAKGGGVQLVHGARTFGATSVYWAGKDRVIARFDLTGGANGAYDVVAFNPGGASAALPQAFTLSGSVAVTHPAPRRFALLPAYPSPFRETATLRYELPAHAHVVLRVYDVNGAVVRTLVDDEQPAGAYALRWNGRDDEGRPAGPGVYFDRITAGGFSDVRKLTLVK